A region from the Gossypium hirsutum isolate 1008001.06 chromosome A08, Gossypium_hirsutum_v2.1, whole genome shotgun sequence genome encodes:
- the LOC107950798 gene encoding ATP synthase subunit delta', mitochondrial-like has protein sequence MLRRALGLLPRPIAAARARSFSTDLPAAHTADATFMEAWNKVMPNTDPPKTPLSFMHPRPPTPSSIPPKLTVNFVLPYASELSTKEVDMVIVPATTGQMGVLPGHVATIAELKPGVLSVHEGSETTKYFVSSGFVFIHANSFADIIAVEAVPLDQIDANLVQKGLADFTQKLSSATTELEKAEAQIGIDVHSALNSALTG, from the exons ATGCTGCGTCGAGCATTGGGGCTCTTGCCCCGACCCATAGCAGCTGCAAGGGCTCGATCCTTTTCCACCGATCTGCCCGCCGCTCACACTGCCGATGCCACCTTCATGGAGGCCTGGAACAAAGTCATGCCCAACACGGATCCTCCTAAGACCCCTCTATCTTTCATGCACCCTCGCCCGCCTACCCCTTCCTCCATTCCTCCCAAACTCACTGTCAATTTCGTTCTTCCTTATGCTTCTGAGTTGTCCACCAAGGAG GTTGACATGGTTATAGTACCAGCCACAACCGGGCAGATGGGTGTTCTTCCAGGACATGTAGCAACAATTGCAGAATTGAAGCCTGGTGTGCTGTCAGTGCATGAAGGAAGTGAAACTACAAAGTATTTTGTCAGCAGCGGTTTTGTTTTTATCCATGCCAACTCATTTGCAGATATAATTGCTGTCGAGGCAGTGCCACTCGATCAGATCGATGCAAATCTTGTCCAGAAAGGGCTTGCAGATTTCACCCAAAAGCTGAGCTCAGCCACAACTGAATTGGAGAAAGCTGAAGCACAGATTGGGATTGATGTTCATAGCGCACTTAACTCAGCTCTCACAGGCTAA
- the LOC107950810 gene encoding FCS-Like Zinc finger 3 gives MSGYYYYSGCPDHYEAHYLDACSVCGKSLHNSDIFMYRGNTPFCSKECRQEQMEIDEAREKKLKSGRSLRKSDSKSSTPNKTVRTGIVTVS, from the exons ATGTCGGGTTATTATTATTACTCAGGGTGCCCAGATCACTACGAGGCTCATTATCTGGATGCCTGCTCCGTTTGCGGCAAATCGCTTCATAATTCCGATATTTTCATGTACAG AGGGAATACACCGTTTTGCAGCAAAGAGTGTAGACAAGAACAGATGGAGATCGATGAAGccagagaaaagaaattgaaatctGGCCGATCTCTTAGAAAATCGGATTCAAAGAGCTCTACACCCAACAAAACTGTTCGGACGGGCATTGTTACGGTGTCGTAA
- the LOC107953735 gene encoding FCS-Like Zinc finger 3 isoform X1: MSGYYYYSGCPDQYGAHYLDACSVCGESLHNSDIFMYRGNTPFCSTECRQEQMEMDEAREKKLKFGRSHRKSDSKTSTPNKTVRTGTITVS, translated from the exons ATGTCGGGATATTATTATTACTCAGGGTGCCCAGATCAGTACGGGGCTCACTATCTGGATGCCTGCTCCGTTTGCGGCGAATCGCTTCATAATTCCGATATTTTCATGTACAG AGGGAATACACCGTTTTGCAGTACAGAGTGTAGACAAGAACAGATGGAGATGGATGAAGccagagaaaagaaattgaaatttggtAGATCACATAGGAAATCGGATTCCAAGACCTCTACACCCAACAAAACTGTTCGGACGGGAACTATTACGGTGTCGTAG
- the LOC107953735 gene encoding FCS-Like Zinc finger 3 isoform X2 — protein MSGYYYYSGCPDQYGAHYLDACSVCGESLHNSDIFIGNTPFCSTECRQEQMEMDEAREKKLKFGRSHRKSDSKTSTPNKTVRTGTITVS, from the exons ATGTCGGGATATTATTATTACTCAGGGTGCCCAGATCAGTACGGGGCTCACTATCTGGATGCCTGCTCCGTTTGCGGCGAATCGCTTCATAATTCCGATATTTTCAT AGGGAATACACCGTTTTGCAGTACAGAGTGTAGACAAGAACAGATGGAGATGGATGAAGccagagaaaagaaattgaaatttggtAGATCACATAGGAAATCGGATTCCAAGACCTCTACACCCAACAAAACTGTTCGGACGGGAACTATTACGGTGTCGTAG